From the genome of Branchiostoma lanceolatum isolate klBraLanc5 chromosome 11, klBraLanc5.hap2, whole genome shotgun sequence:
CTACCATCGGCAAGGTCTTCGGCAGCagtgacctcaggtaacccctGAGCTGGGATCCGATGGAAGAAGCTTCCTTGTGGCCCTGTGCCTCAGGACAGCACTGGAGATACCTTttcaaaatggaagaaaaattcTTCATCAAAACGAGATTTGTTAACCCACAAAGTAGACAAGATTACTGTCACAGTGGCCATCTATGCATGAATCAACATGCACTTCTATACACAGAAATATTGGACTTTTGTAAGACCTCAATAGCTGCGCAGAAACATCATAcctttccatatacatgtagttgcataaACCATTAGAATCCTAGATTCCCAATGTATCATTCCACCAgattttcagttcagttcagttttcACCTGCAATTTGCATTTTGACACACTTTGTACATACTATGATACAAGGCTTTCATAAAGACGACAAAATATGAACATAACACAAAGACAATGTGTAATCAGTTACCTCCATTTATGGTTGTCTTTACCCAAGTCCGTTCCTCCCCTGTGACCAATGGCTGACCAGGAAGGTCCGTCTCTTTCCAACATTTTTCTCCAGAGGATGTTGTCGTTACCCAGAATTCTCCAGTCCTGACTGGCTGTGGCCAGTCGACAGACAGACTTCACATCCAGGAAGGACAAGATGTGTAACTTCACCGGCTCCTTTAAATCAAAAAGTAACATTGAGTCAATGGACAATGTAGTTTAAAGTCAAAAGTCAAGACACCAGTCAAAGATCaaatttcatattcataacTATGCCAGGAACCCCAAGATCTACTAATACggcatcagtaatccctgaggtgTATAGACACGCCTTAGATATCCAGGGGTGCAAGACATTCTTCAGAAAGCACTTTTTTATGTGGCAGTCTTGGGCAGTTGGGGTACCCGGCAGAACTTGACTTTACATGGAAGGTCATcacaaaactgacaaaatataacaggaTTTGGTCAGGATTTGGTCAGTATGGTCGTCAAGCGTCCAAGCATAAGTGTATAAATTCTCCTGCGTTATATGACGTTATGaatatagagtagagtagagactAGAGTAGAGACTAGAGTAACGCTAGATCCTTCCAGTCAGGTAGAAATTATTACATAATATTTcaattaaaatgaaatgaattaaaTTTTGTTTATCAATCAAGCTGAAAAAGGGGAGACAACAAGTGTAGAAAAAACAGGACAACGAAAACCAACTCACCGGCAAGTCGTCTAATTCTAAATGGTCCCGTTCACAGCTGTCGTCCTGttcttgttttccttccatgttttcTGCTTGACGTTCTTTTGGTTGCCTAAAATATTCTTGTGATCTGTGAGACCCTGCGTCCCACACTGCTGTGCACACCCTGTTGTAGACCTCTATCACGTCCTGAAGGGACGGCACGGATGATGCTTCGCCGCTGTCAGGCTGCATGATGATATGGGGCCAAAAAGATACGGTCTCAGCCACAGACATCGGGGAGCGATGATGGGGAGGGGGCGGTCTTGTCTTGTAGCGCGCCGCGTAATAACACCTACCACTCGTTAGAAACGTATACAACGGCTTGCGAGGCTTCCTTGGTCTCTGGAAAACTGAATTATGTTGATGTCATCGTGTGCACGCCTTTTTATTCGGGGAGACCCGACGTGTAAACAAACGCGTGGATCAGGCCAACGTGGAAGCACCAAAATAGAAATGACTCATTGACCTCTCACCTCTGACCTATAATACAGTTTTATGCTGAAAATGCTCATAAGCTATCAGTTGATAACTTAAGTATACAGGTTTTCATgattattatattttgttgaagaaaattttCCGATAATTTGATAATATTTgggaaaatgataaaatagTGTTCTTTAAGGTCATGATTTAAAACGAGGCTGACCCTCTGCCTCTTTTTTCATCCCACGTCTGAAAGATGGTGAGTTTGGCGAAACACCTTTTTTAAATCCGCCATAATCGAGGCTTTTGGGGTCATCACGGAAAATCCGTCACCACAGACTTATTCCTAAGATAGTCAGCGTTATGTCCAATGTAAAATTTGTAGTCTAAACGTGCTTAAATATAAGAATATTCGTCAAAATACTCTGTTGGTGAAATGGTGCATTTTCTGCTTACATCCACTGCGCAGACGTGCACGTACACGCTTTTGATTTGTAAGAAACATTTGTTTTGACGCTAGCTTATTTATTGTTACCATTGTATGCTAGTGCTCTGTCCGAAACTGCCACAGGTTATGTAGTGATTGTTGTGATTTTAACCCCAAACAGAATAAGGTAGATAGGGAaaaatgtctgtgtgtgtgtcgggggggggggggggggggggctagggGGTATGTACACGATACCGCTGCATGCGATTAAAAAATTATGTATAAAAAGAGGATTTTACTGTGATAATTTTGACAGAATTGGGAAAAGCGAGATTCAGCAATGTGTGTGGAGAATGAgaagtgtttttctttttttttttatagtcgGAGGGATTCTAAACACTGTGATAATAATTTGACTCTTTTTGAGgaatatgaatttatgataCAGAACCAGTGCATGCTGTAACTAGACGATTTTGTCCATAAAATATATTTCAGTGACACCACCATATGCTTGTGTCACCACGTGTAGCTCTCTGCAAGAAGCCTTTTAGCGTATATTCGGGAACATCGTGCCCTTATGCTTGACACCTTGATTTCACTTGcaggataaaaggcgtctgcCTGTTGTGTCCTGATCTTGTCTCTTTCATAATTTTCCTGGTCTCACTACTCTCCATACTTttcttacccccctccccacagacgAAGGGAACATCTAGCTTCGGAAAGCGGAACCAGAAGACGCACTCTCTGTGCAGACGCTGTGGTAAGAGTTCGTACCACATCCAGAAGAAGAGATGCGCTTGCTGTGGATACCCTAGCAAGAAGATGCGGAGCTGTaagtatatatattttttttatcatgGATGATGAATAAGCTTCTTCGCCgttccgagtacgcatgtgcaaggtcaaaggtgaaggaccGACCTGTAATCATGTCTTGATTTACGCAACATTACAATGtctagacgtgttttgtttatctcaggggccttcacctttaatGTATTACCCACAATATGTGTTGCTGCACGTCATGTGTACTCGGAATATTGAACAAGCTTATTAGAATTGTTACTGGTAGTACAACTTGACACAACTGCCATGTACAGTGCTGTCTCATACGGTGTTAGAAGAGAGACATTGACCAGTACGCTGTGATTGGTGGCATACAACTCACTTCATCTAATTTTAAATTTTATCAGAACGGGTTAGGTGTTCGAACGCCAGTCCCGTTCTGAACAACAGCCAACAGCTGACCATGCTAGAATATGTGTTCCCCAACACTGCCTACCATTGCACCGATACTGTTTTCTTTCCGAGTTTGTTATTGGTAGTACGATACGACACAACTGTCATGTACACTAACAGTGCTGTGTCATACCGGTACTGTTTTCTTGAAACTGTTATCTCACAGATAACTGTATCATACCAATACTTTCTGAGTTCACCATTTGAAACTTGTCCGACAGATAACTGGAGCATGAAGGCCAAGAGGAGAAAGATGACTGGTACCGGCAGGATGCGCCATCTCAAGCAGGTGCAGCGAAAATTCGAGTAAGTACCACTTGATATGACAAGGATTCATACCATCTAAGACTCTTAGTCAACACGCTTGTTGTAACACCGTAATTAACCATCGTCACCCGTCCTATTCGTTCTGCTTTATTAAATCCTTGGTGCAAGAGATGTAAGTCATTGGGACATCCTCTTACAACTTTTTGACTCATTTTGTTACCAAAAACGTGTCATTCCAATCTGAAAGAGGAAaatttagcactggaaaaaAATAGTAACATTGAAATCATTAATTTGACATCCCCTTAAAAACATGTGATCTGCATAAGATACCTTAAGTCTAGataaacattctgttaactgtttttCACGCTTCCGTCATTATTGGAAGCCCGGGTTACTTGTGAAGTTGGTTTTGTAAAGGTACAGGTTTGGACCTGCACCTAGACCTCTGTACCTACACCTGATGTTATGATTAGGCTCACCATGTGAGAACATgttacaaacattattttcatttgCTGTAATCTTTTTTAGCCAAGACACCACATATTGCCACTGTCA
Proteins encoded in this window:
- the LOC136444906 gene encoding large ribosomal subunit protein eL37A-like; translation: MTKGTSSFGKRNQKTHSLCRRCGKSSYHIQKKRCACCGYPSKKMRSYNWSMKAKRRKMTGTGRMRHLKQVQRKFDNGFREGTLPKPRKRGAAAAAVSKS